One genomic segment of Oncorhynchus kisutch isolate 150728-3 linkage group LG15, Okis_V2, whole genome shotgun sequence includes these proteins:
- the LOC109905116 gene encoding mid1-interacting protein 1-like isoform X2, with protein sequence MMQISSDPASNKNSLINVMHRFIAATNNMDETIMVPSLLRDVPLEEQESQQVEVVENNNEPSYPNKQRDMYEHYLLLKSIKNDMEWGLLKREMSGGASFLEMAVKQEEQQPITRGLPADESSDLEGQFHYHLRGLFGVLSQLTVQADHLTNRYKREIGGGNFMR encoded by the coding sequence ATGATGCAAATTAGCAGTGACCCAGCCAGCAACAAGAACTCCCTCATCAATGTGATGCACCGCTTCATTGCTGCCACCAACAACATGGATGAAACTATCATGGTGCCCAGCCTGTTGAGGGATGTGCCCCTGGAGGAACAGGAGAGCCAGCAGGTTGAGGTGGTGGAGAACAACAATGAGCCGTCCTACCCTAACAAGCAGAGGGACATGTATGAGCACTACCTCCTCCTCAAGTCCATAAAGAATGACATGGAGTGGGGCCTGCTGAAGAGGGAGATGAGCGGTGGGGCCAGCTTCCTGGAAATGGCAGTCAAGCAAGAGGAGCAGCAGCCGATAACCAGGGGGCTCCCTGCCGACGAGAGCTCAGATCTGGAGGGCCAGTTCCACTACCACCTCAGGGGACTGTTTGGTGTCCTGTCTCAACTCACAGTGCAAGCAGACCACCTCACCAACCGCTACAAGAGGGAAATTGGAGGTGGTAACTTCATGAGATAG